The following coding sequences lie in one Monomorium pharaonis isolate MP-MQ-018 chromosome 1, ASM1337386v2, whole genome shotgun sequence genomic window:
- the LOC105834305 gene encoding luciferin 4-monooxygenase isoform X1 — MTDDVLAAKGIFTDMSTSNEESNEQYVPLFRIEDNILIGTEETHPECTNIGELVLDRLRNKLDFVGQLEIPSGKETTYAEMRERSIKCALWLRKNGIQKGDKIGIWTDNHIDTYIPVFASLYVAAVICPWDYEVSKGTARYGLSLTSPKMVFVDAKSVENLMEAAKEENLEVKVVVIGNLPGFVSLTDILQDQVVQSEIDEFRCTTVNNPHDTAMICPSSGTTGMPKGTELSYVSLYNSITPIEEVNMINEVLLSISTIRWHCGLCLMFELIMSNAKCVIIPDEYFQEKETAEICKIIQDYKVTWFGCDISFPSRLLKYNILQEYPMSSLKKLVITGGPFTKKTQEAIAKMMPHTQILNCYGLTDAGGLCASQAKNSKPGSCGFVTKGIQIKVIDEKTDKALGPNKSGELCIKSEFIMKGYHKNLEETKNAIDSNGWLHTKDIAYYDEAGEIYFISRISDFINYNGCKISPTAIEGILEIHPSVFNAAVVPVPHETDIEHPMAFIEKVIGKEVTEEELHNLVDNHLPNYYKLRGGIKFINKLPRVSTGKIDRKQLKLLAKNNVN; from the exons ATGACTGACGACGTGCTTGCAGCTAAAGGAATCTTTACAGACATGTCGACGAGCAATGAGGAATCCAACGAGCAG TATGTACCGCTGTTCAGAATCGAGGATAACATATTGATTGGCACGGAGGAAACTCATCCGGAATGCACGAACATCGGAGAACTGGTTCTCgatagattgaggaataagctGGATTTTGTCGGACAG tTAGAGATTCCTTCGGGAAAAGAAACTACCTATGCGGAAATGAGAGAACGGAGTATTAAATGTGCCCTGTGGTTAAGAAAGAATGGCATCCAAAAAGGCGATAAGATTGGCATATGGACTGACAATCACATTGACACCTATATACCTGTATTCGCAAGCTTGTATGTCGCCGCAGTAATATGTCCATGGGATTATGAAGTATCAAAAg GGACAGCGCGGTACGGTCTATCGTTAACATCCCCCAAAATGGTCTTCGTGGATGCAAAATCTGTCGAGAATCTGATGGAAGCTGCAAAGGAAGAAAATCTAGAAGTCAAAGTCGTAGTTATCGGCAATCTACCAGGATTCGTGTCTTTGACAGACATTCTTCAGGATCAAGTCGTCCAGTCGGAGATCGACGAGTTCCGTTGCACCACCGTCAATAATCCTCATGACACCGCGATGATATGTCCTTCTTCCGGTACGACCGGTATGCCGAAAGGAACTGAATTGTCTTACGTGTCCCTTTACAACAGCATCACGCCTATCGAAGAAGTTAACATGATCAACGAAGTATTGTTATCGATTTCTACAATACGATGGCACTGTGGACTATGTCTAATGTTCGAACTGATTATGTCAAATGCGAAATGCGTCATTATTCCAGATGAATACTTCCAGGAAAAAGAAACAGCCGAAATATGCAAAATCATTCAGGATTATAAG GTAACATGGTTTGGATGTGATATTTCTTTTCCGAGCCGTTTActcaaatacaatattttacaagagTATCCTATGTCGTCCCTGAAAAAGCTTGTCATAACTGGTGGACCATTTACAAAGAAAACACAAGaagctattgcaaaaatgatGCCACATactcaaatattaaattgttatg GCTTGACTGATGCCGGGGGATTATGTGCGAGCCAAGCAAAAAATAGTAAGCCAGGTTCCTGTGGCTTTGTGACCAAAGgaatacaaataaaagtaatagatGAAAAAACTGACAAAGCTTTAGGACCTAATAAGAGTGGTGAACTATgtataaaatcagaatttataATGAAGGGTTATCACAAAAATCTAGAAGAAACTAAAAATGCTATTGATTCAAATG GTTGGCTGCATACCAAAGACATAGCATATTATGACGAGGCAggtgaaatttatttcatcaGTAGAATTTcggattttattaattataacggcTGTAAGATATCACCCACGGCAATAGAAGGTATACTTGAAATTCATCCTTCAGTTTTCAATGCCGCGGTTGTTCCTGTACCACATGAAACGGATATAGAACACCCGATggcatttattgaaaaagtaatCGGAAAAGAG gtAACAGAGGAAGAATTGCATAATCTAGTAGATAATCATTTACCAAACTATTATAAGCTTAGAGGAggaatcaaatttataaataaacttccGCGTGTTAGCACTGGAAAAATTGatagaaaacaattaaaattattagcaaaaaataacgtcaattaa
- the LOC105834305 gene encoding luciferin 4-monooxygenase isoform X2, which produces MRERSIKCALWLRKNGIQKGDKIGIWTDNHIDTYIPVFASLYVAAVICPWDYEVSKGTARYGLSLTSPKMVFVDAKSVENLMEAAKEENLEVKVVVIGNLPGFVSLTDILQDQVVQSEIDEFRCTTVNNPHDTAMICPSSGTTGMPKGTELSYVSLYNSITPIEEVNMINEVLLSISTIRWHCGLCLMFELIMSNAKCVIIPDEYFQEKETAEICKIIQDYKVTWFGCDISFPSRLLKYNILQEYPMSSLKKLVITGGPFTKKTQEAIAKMMPHTQILNCYGLTDAGGLCASQAKNSKPGSCGFVTKGIQIKVIDEKTDKALGPNKSGELCIKSEFIMKGYHKNLEETKNAIDSNGWLHTKDIAYYDEAGEIYFISRISDFINYNGCKISPTAIEGILEIHPSVFNAAVVPVPHETDIEHPMAFIEKVIGKEVTEEELHNLVDNHLPNYYKLRGGIKFINKLPRVSTGKIDRKQLKLLAKNNVN; this is translated from the exons ATGAGAGAACGGAGTATTAAATGTGCCCTGTGGTTAAGAAAGAATGGCATCCAAAAAGGCGATAAGATTGGCATATGGACTGACAATCACATTGACACCTATATACCTGTATTCGCAAGCTTGTATGTCGCCGCAGTAATATGTCCATGGGATTATGAAGTATCAAAAg GGACAGCGCGGTACGGTCTATCGTTAACATCCCCCAAAATGGTCTTCGTGGATGCAAAATCTGTCGAGAATCTGATGGAAGCTGCAAAGGAAGAAAATCTAGAAGTCAAAGTCGTAGTTATCGGCAATCTACCAGGATTCGTGTCTTTGACAGACATTCTTCAGGATCAAGTCGTCCAGTCGGAGATCGACGAGTTCCGTTGCACCACCGTCAATAATCCTCATGACACCGCGATGATATGTCCTTCTTCCGGTACGACCGGTATGCCGAAAGGAACTGAATTGTCTTACGTGTCCCTTTACAACAGCATCACGCCTATCGAAGAAGTTAACATGATCAACGAAGTATTGTTATCGATTTCTACAATACGATGGCACTGTGGACTATGTCTAATGTTCGAACTGATTATGTCAAATGCGAAATGCGTCATTATTCCAGATGAATACTTCCAGGAAAAAGAAACAGCCGAAATATGCAAAATCATTCAGGATTATAAG GTAACATGGTTTGGATGTGATATTTCTTTTCCGAGCCGTTTActcaaatacaatattttacaagagTATCCTATGTCGTCCCTGAAAAAGCTTGTCATAACTGGTGGACCATTTACAAAGAAAACACAAGaagctattgcaaaaatgatGCCACATactcaaatattaaattgttatg GCTTGACTGATGCCGGGGGATTATGTGCGAGCCAAGCAAAAAATAGTAAGCCAGGTTCCTGTGGCTTTGTGACCAAAGgaatacaaataaaagtaatagatGAAAAAACTGACAAAGCTTTAGGACCTAATAAGAGTGGTGAACTATgtataaaatcagaatttataATGAAGGGTTATCACAAAAATCTAGAAGAAACTAAAAATGCTATTGATTCAAATG GTTGGCTGCATACCAAAGACATAGCATATTATGACGAGGCAggtgaaatttatttcatcaGTAGAATTTcggattttattaattataacggcTGTAAGATATCACCCACGGCAATAGAAGGTATACTTGAAATTCATCCTTCAGTTTTCAATGCCGCGGTTGTTCCTGTACCACATGAAACGGATATAGAACACCCGATggcatttattgaaaaagtaatCGGAAAAGAG gtAACAGAGGAAGAATTGCATAATCTAGTAGATAATCATTTACCAAACTATTATAAGCTTAGAGGAggaatcaaatttataaataaacttccGCGTGTTAGCACTGGAAAAATTGatagaaaacaattaaaattattagcaaaaaataacgtcaattaa
- the LOC105834306 gene encoding uncharacterized protein LOC105834306 produces MSESTAIDNNRKKVHYHDVIRDFRIENNILIGKDIPINREPVNISEVLLRTLKSKPNCVGQVEAVTGKQNTYADMSKRSIKCALWLKKQDIKPGDIIGMCCDNDTDNIIVMLATMYVGAISNPWDHDLSPMTARYFLSLTSPKIVFAMPSSVPSLEEAKKELKINTKIVVFHELNGYESVEDTLRNHDIREITEFKCTQINSPDDVALIVLSSGTTGMPKGTEISHSSLHNCLLPEKVTELEGHICLMNTTLRWHYGVQLAFHAILAYATNVFIPYSVMFGNDDEAMCRYIEKYQVTWLSTVASTLTRFNKTDVLKKYRLLSLKEVVYTGSHLKKEHYLGLAEKLPHAFITTNYGSTDSAADVTVMVRGCKIGSVGFVVPNVQIKITDKTGKTLGANQNGELRLKLPSVMNGYHKRPEETKRAFDSDGWLLSGDIGYYDNEGNVFLIDRISEFLIFCDIHISTAEIELVLQLHPAVSEVAVIGLPHETEGQWPMAVISRIPGKMVTEEELHDLVRKNLPNYCQLRGGIKFFDKLPRTATGKIAKKQLRDMFINPFTSDYSTVARRTRNKKVILKMCERNTATKKNEVQESKCKTRIKDNILLGPEHPIHRESENVAETILKTLKSKPDCIGQIDAFTNKQNTYAEMSERSIKCALWLKKQGVKPGDIIGLCTDNNLDAMIVLLGIMYVNGICNTWDHELSLTTARYFLSLTSPTIVFTIPLSAVSLTEAAKELKMDVKIVVLDKLEGYESLDDILKGHNSREIAEFKCAPISNPDEVGLIVLSSGTTGMPKATEISHSSMHNRLLPTKVADMSGHICLFTPTIRWQYGVMLALRAILACSTRIVAPDSVTDDDAGDMYCDLIEKHRVTWFATDPFVLIQLIKTDTLKKYKLSTLKTIITSGSIFPKEHQEALRKRLPNVLINNGYGSTDSGGELTGQDKNSKPGSVGYLAHNVQIKLTDTETEEVLGANKVGEIRVKVPFVMNGYHRNPEATKKAFDADGWLCTGDLGYYDDDGELFVVGRISDFILFRSINVSPAEIEAVLENHPAVLQAAVIGVPHEIDEQRPMAVVSVVSGKTVTEEELISLVEENLPDHCKLRAGVKFMDELPHTTTGKIAKKKLRKMFAN; encoded by the exons atgtctgAATCAACAGCAATCGATAATAACAGAAAG aaagtcCATTATCATGATGTTATTCGTGACTTTAGaatagaaaacaatattttaataggaaAAGATATACCGATAAATAGAGAACCTGTTAATATATCCGAAGTGCTACTTCGAACGTTAAAGAGTAAACCAAACTGCGTTGGTCag GTGGAGGCAGTTACAGGTAAACAAAACACTTACGCCGACATGAGTAAGCGCAGTATTAAATGCGCACTTTGGCTAAAGAAACAAGATATTAAACCCGGTGATATAATCGGTATGTGTTGTGATAATGACACAGACAATATCATAGTTATGTTGGCTACTATGTACGTAGGTGCTATATCTAATCCTTGGGACCACGATCTGTCTCcaa TGACAGCACGGTACTTTCTTTCCTTAACATCGCCAAAAATAGTTTTCGCGATGCCGTCATCGGTACCGAGTTTAGAAGAAGCAAAGAAAGAGTTGAAAATAAATACGAAAATAGTGGTATTTCATGAATTGAATGGATACGAATCCGTGGAGGATACCTTGAGAAATCACGATATTCGCGAGATCACCGAATTCAAATGTACCCAGATCAACAGCCCGGACGATGTTGCTCTTATCGTACTCTCGTCGGGTACTACGGGCATGCCGAAGGGTACCGAAATATCGCACTCATCTTTACATAATTGCCTACTTCCCGAAAAAGTCACGGAATTAGAAGGTCATATTTGTCTAATGAACACAACGTTGCGTTGGCACTATGGCGTTCAGTTGGCATTCCATGCCATTTTAGCGTATGCGACGAATGTTTTTATACCCTATAGCGTGATGTTTGGCAATGACGATGAAGCGATGTGCAGATACATCGAGAAATATCAA GTAACATGGCTTTCCACCGTGGCGAGTACGTTAACCCGATTTAATAAGACCGacgtattgaaaaaatatcgattGTTGTCTCTGAAAGAGGTGGTCTATACCGGGTctcatttaaaaaaggaaCATTATTTAGGCCTGGCAGAGAAATTACCTCATGCTTTCATTACGACTAATTACG GATCTACGGATTCAGCAGCTGACGTAACTGTTATGGTCAGAGGCTGCAAAATAGGATCTGTAGGTTTTGTAGTACCTAatgttcaaataaaaataacggaTAAAACTGGGAAAACCTTAGGAGCTAATCAAAATGGAGAACTGCGTTTGAAACTGCCGTCCGTAATGAACGGTTATCATAAGAGACCAGAAGAAACTAAACGAGCTTTCGATTCTGACg GTTGGTTACTCAGTGGCGACATAGGATATTACGATAATGAAGGGAATGTTTTCCTCATCGACCGAATATCCGAGTTTCTCATTTTCTGTGACATTCATATTTCGACTGCAGAAATCGAGCTTGTTTTACAGCTTCATCCCGCGGTATCTGAAGTAGCAGTAATAGGGTTACCTCACGAAACTGAGGGACAGTGGCCAATGGCTGTTATTTCTCGAATACCGGGGAAAATG GTAACGGAAGAGGAGCTCCATGACTTGGTGAGGAAAAATCTGCCGAACTACTGTCAGCTTCGCGGTGgaattaaattctttgataAACTCCCGCGCACAGCTACTGGCAAAATCGCGAAGAAGCAATTGCgagatatgtttattaat CCTTTCACCAGTGATTATTCGACTGTCGCAAGACGTACACGCAATAAAAAAGTCATTCTAAAAATGTGTGAACGGAACACAGCAACTAAGAAAAATgag gtACAAGAATCAAAATGCAAGACCagaattaaagataatatcttATTAGGACCAGAACATCCAATACATAGAGAATCTGAAAATGTAGccgaaacaatattaaaaacctTGAAAAGCAAACCCGATTGTATTGGTCag ATCGACGCTTTtacaaacaaacaaaatacCTATGCCGAAATGAGTGAACGCAGCATTAAATGTGCACTTTGGTTGAAGAAACAGGGCGTAAAGCCAGGCGATATAATCGGTCTTTGTACTGATAATAATCTGGACGCGATGATAGTATTACTAGGCATTATGTATGTAAATGGCATATGTAATACGTGGGACCATGAGTTGTCTTTAA CAACGGCACGGTACTTTCTCTCGCTAACATCACCAACAATAGTTTTTACTATACCGTTATCAGCTGTGAGTTTAACAGAAGCAGCAAAAGAACTAAAAATGGATGTAAAAATAGTGGTTCTTGACAAACTCGAGGGATATGAATCGTTAGACGATATTTTGAAGGGTCACAATAGTCGCGAGATTGCTGAATTCAAATGTGCTCCGATCAGCAATCCGGATGAAGTTGGTCTTATCGTTCTTTCTTCGGGTACTACGGGGATGCCAAAGGCTACTGAGATCTCGCACTCTTCTATGCACAATCGCCTACTTCCTACAAAAGTTGCCGACATGAGCGGTCACATTTGCTTGTTTACACCGACAATACGTTGGCAATACGGCGTTATGCTTGCATTAAGAGCCATTTTGGCATGTTCGACCAGAATCGTTGCACCAGATTCCGTGACAGATGACGATGCAGGCGATATGTACTGTGACTTAATTGAGAAACATCGA GTAACATGGTTTGCTACTGATCCATTCGTTCTAATTCAGTTGATTAAGACGGATACgttaaagaaatacaaattgtcgacgttaaaaacaattattactaGCGGTTCTATTTTTCCGAAAGAACATCAAGAAGCGTTAAGAAAAAGATtaccaaacgttttaattaataatggttATG GATCTACCGATTCAGGAGGTGAACTCACTGGTCAAGATAAAAACAGTAAACCGGGATCCGTTGGTTATCTTGCACATAATGTTCAAATAAAGTTGACAGATACAGAAACCGAAGAAGTCTTGGGAGCTAATAAAGTTGGTGAAATACGCGTTAAAGTACCCTTCGTAATGAACGGCTACCATAGGAACCCCGAAGCAACCAAGAAGGCTTTTGATGCTGACG GTTGGCTATGCACCGGCGATTTGGGATATTATGACGATGACGGAGAACTCTTCGTCGTTGGCCGAATATCGGATTTCATTCTTTTCAGATCAATCAATGTCTCACCCGCGGAAATCGAAGCTGTTTTAGAGAATCATCCCGCGGTACTGCAAGCGGCAGTAATAGGAGTGCCTCATGAAATCGATGAGCAACGTCCAATGGCAGTCGTTTCTGTGGTGTCAGGTAAAACG GTAACAGAAGAAGAACTTATCAGTTTAGTAGAAGAAAATTTGCCCGATCATTGCAAACTCCGAGCTGGTGTCAAATTCATGGATGAACTTCCACATACAACTACCGGCAaaatcgcgaaaaaaaaattgcgaaaaatGTTTGCGAATTAA